One Pseudomonas tolaasii NCPPB 2192 genomic window carries:
- the wecC gene encoding UDP-N-acetyl-D-mannosamine dehydrogenase — protein MSFETVSVIGLGYIGLPTAAVFAARKKKVIGVDVNPKAVATINRGEIHIIEPDLDIVVRAAVTEGYLRATTVAEPADAFLIAVPTPFKGDHEPDLSYIESASHAIAPVLKKGDLVILESTSPVGATEQMSAWLAAARPDLTFPQTHGTESDIRIAHCPERVLPGHVLRELIENDRIIGGLTSKCSEAARDLYKTFVEGECIITNARTAEMCKLTENSFRDVNIAFANELSIICDKLDINVWELIRLANHHPRVNILQPGPGVGGHCIAVDPWFIVSKTPDQARLIRTAREVNDSKPKWVLDQVQLAIGQFLQENPSKTSRDVTVACLGLAFKPDIDDLRESPSVDIAVHIANSHPGTVLAVEPNIEQLPARLEGITTLSDVEHALSSADVVVLLVDHSVFKQIPGARLSSLKVIDTRGVWASKA, from the coding sequence ATGAGTTTTGAAACTGTTTCTGTTATCGGCCTCGGCTATATCGGACTTCCAACGGCAGCAGTTTTCGCTGCACGCAAGAAAAAAGTGATCGGTGTCGACGTTAACCCCAAAGCGGTAGCGACCATCAATCGCGGCGAGATTCACATCATTGAGCCGGACCTGGACATTGTTGTGCGTGCAGCGGTAACGGAAGGTTATTTGCGCGCAACGACCGTCGCGGAACCGGCCGACGCGTTTCTGATTGCCGTCCCCACTCCCTTCAAGGGCGATCATGAACCCGACCTTTCTTATATCGAATCGGCCAGCCATGCCATCGCCCCGGTATTGAAAAAAGGCGACCTGGTCATTCTCGAATCGACCTCGCCGGTCGGCGCAACCGAACAAATGTCCGCATGGCTGGCCGCTGCCCGCCCTGACCTGACCTTCCCGCAAACCCATGGCACAGAATCGGACATTCGCATCGCGCATTGCCCGGAGCGCGTGCTGCCAGGCCATGTGCTGCGTGAACTGATTGAAAACGACCGCATCATCGGCGGGCTGACCAGCAAATGCTCCGAGGCTGCACGAGACCTGTACAAAACCTTCGTTGAAGGTGAATGCATCATCACCAATGCGCGCACCGCCGAGATGTGCAAACTCACCGAAAACAGCTTCCGCGATGTGAACATTGCGTTTGCAAACGAGTTGTCGATTATCTGCGACAAACTCGACATTAACGTGTGGGAATTGATACGCCTCGCCAACCATCATCCCCGCGTCAATATCTTGCAGCCTGGGCCAGGTGTGGGCGGCCACTGCATTGCTGTCGACCCTTGGTTCATCGTCAGCAAAACGCCCGATCAGGCGCGCCTGATCCGCACGGCCCGCGAAGTGAATGACAGCAAGCCAAAGTGGGTGCTGGATCAGGTTCAACTGGCCATTGGCCAATTCCTGCAGGAAAACCCGTCGAAAACATCCAGGGATGTGACGGTCGCCTGCCTGGGGCTCGCGTTCAAGCCGGATATTGACGACCTGCGCGAAAGCCCGTCCGTGGACATCGCCGTACACATTGCCAACTCCCATCCAGGTACCGTTCTGGCGGTCGAGCCGAACATTGAGCAGTTGCCTGCTCGCCTGGAAGGCATCACGACCCTGAGCGACGTTGAGCACGCGCTGTCATCGGCAGATGTCGTTGTTTTGCTGGTTGATCACAGCGTGTTCAAGCAAATTCCAGGCGCACGCCTGTCTTCACTCAAAGTTATCGACACGCGCGGTGTCTGGGCAAGCAAAGCCTGA
- a CDS encoding O-antigen ligase family protein: MTNHDGVKNSVAITAATLVAIFFMQDQGALFYLAIIGSALLVLTAIMSPWLGLLALFPLAFALRPAPPSVGIQEMAFAALLMVVFLSALIKLLRAQGFKSAIRLFAAPLLVGMGFLLLNFAIAMHQHIPLADWIRGVVPFLFIYTLIPVCTLVGREEGNIRWLGVSMGTLILLTAGYIVFYYFYHDLWHAYWTVMVNGETVRIHQEEALRNAQALGPMRDRITMVVAQATDAILPLGMVAGYVVSTCTPKRKMVLAGSFLSLLCMAAVLITFTRSMLISGLFVIGLFSLYTFFTRKHLRLKVLSSLVVQGVFAIAFIFGTGMQDVWLGRLNQLTQTALPIATSSIESIATINTQSDAAKPASSSNTDGKETAPQKAADKPQAADRKEQEKEREPEKVKEKEKEKDKDFNVSSRVEEYKIAWDMFKNHPVFGNGIGVKHEMRWETSTGHSFTESVGYIHNWPLYTLMVGGVLGLLIYALILGAPILYRLTAIKSEPTHFAVIRTAVMTLAIYGLFFAVFRLISFNLLLAAAWGVMLAHQHSRREMKTAPTSADTAHVPTATATTRTLVTDNKETSV; the protein is encoded by the coding sequence ATGACTAACCATGACGGCGTAAAAAATAGCGTTGCTATTACAGCCGCAACACTCGTCGCTATTTTTTTCATGCAGGATCAAGGCGCTCTTTTCTACCTGGCCATTATCGGCAGCGCCTTGCTTGTATTGACTGCCATCATGTCGCCGTGGCTGGGGTTGCTGGCTCTGTTTCCGCTGGCCTTCGCCCTGCGACCTGCCCCCCCGTCCGTGGGCATCCAGGAAATGGCATTTGCCGCGCTGCTGATGGTGGTGTTTCTGAGTGCACTGATCAAACTGCTCCGCGCCCAAGGCTTCAAATCGGCCATACGCCTATTCGCCGCGCCACTGTTGGTCGGCATGGGCTTTCTGCTGCTCAACTTCGCAATAGCGATGCATCAACATATTCCCCTGGCCGACTGGATAAGGGGCGTAGTGCCCTTCCTGTTTATCTACACCCTGATTCCCGTCTGCACCCTTGTCGGCCGAGAGGAAGGCAACATACGCTGGCTCGGTGTCTCAATGGGAACCCTGATCTTACTGACGGCCGGCTATATCGTTTTCTACTACTTTTATCACGATTTGTGGCACGCCTACTGGACCGTCATGGTCAACGGTGAAACGGTCAGGATTCATCAGGAAGAAGCGCTGCGCAACGCCCAGGCACTGGGCCCGATGCGTGACCGGATCACGATGGTGGTGGCGCAGGCGACCGACGCGATACTGCCGCTGGGTATGGTCGCCGGTTATGTCGTCAGCACTTGCACGCCAAAACGCAAGATGGTACTGGCAGGCAGCTTCCTGTCGCTGCTCTGCATGGCCGCCGTGCTGATCACGTTTACACGCAGCATGCTGATCAGTGGGCTTTTTGTTATCGGCCTCTTCTCGCTCTATACCTTTTTCACGCGCAAACACTTACGGCTTAAAGTGCTATCGAGTCTTGTCGTTCAAGGTGTTTTCGCCATTGCCTTTATTTTTGGCACCGGCATGCAAGACGTGTGGCTCGGCCGCCTGAACCAACTGACACAAACCGCATTGCCTATCGCGACGTCGTCGATCGAGTCTATCGCCACCATTAACACCCAATCCGACGCCGCGAAACCTGCCTCGTCCAGCAACACCGATGGTAAAGAGACTGCACCACAAAAGGCGGCGGACAAGCCGCAGGCTGCCGACAGAAAAGAACAGGAAAAAGAAAGAGAACCGGAAAAGGTAAAAGAAAAGGAAAAGGAAAAAGACAAGGACTTCAACGTATCGTCGCGGGTAGAGGAATACAAAATTGCCTGGGACATGTTCAAGAATCATCCCGTATTCGGGAACGGCATCGGTGTCAAACACGAGATGCGCTGGGAAACATCCACTGGTCATTCCTTCACCGAGTCAGTCGGGTACATACACAATTGGCCGCTGTATACGCTAATGGTCGGCGGAGTACTGGGCCTGCTGATTTACGCCCTTATATTGGGCGCACCGATCCTGTACCGGTTGACCGCTATAAAATCTGAACCGACTCACTTTGCAGTGATTCGCACAGCGGTCATGACCCTGGCGATCTATGGCTTGTTTTTCGCGGTCTTTCGCTTGATCTCATTCAATTTGCTGCTGGCTGCGGCCTGGGGCGTAATGCTGGCGCACCAACACTCCCGCCGCGAAATGAAAACCGCGCCAACAAGCGCAGATACAGCGCACGTACCCACCGCCACAGCCACCACAAGAACGCTCGTCACAGACAACAAGGAGACGTCGGTATAA
- the wecB gene encoding non-hydrolyzing UDP-N-acetylglucosamine 2-epimerase, giving the protein MTLKTLCVFGTRPEAIKMAPLALSLAQDERFDAKVCVTGQHREMLDQVLKLFDISPDFDLNIMKSGQDLTDVTCAILQGMRAVFATFKPDIVLVHGDTATTFATTLAAYYHQIPVAHVEAGLRTGNLYSPWPEEANRKLTGALAALHFAPTDTSKQNLLREGVNPQSIHVTGNTVIDALLDVVERIKTSPTLKQQFLQQFSFLGEGKRVILVTGHRRESFGGGFENICQALINTAKEFPDVEIVYPVHLNPNVREPVNRLLVGIDNVHLIEPLDYLPFVYLMDRSYLILSDSGGIQEEAPSLGKPVLVMRDTTERPEAVEAGTVKLVGTEIDVITTELRLLLTDADAYRQMSFAHNPYGDGKASARILDALSRIKKANS; this is encoded by the coding sequence ATGACTTTGAAAACCTTGTGTGTCTTTGGCACGCGTCCTGAAGCAATCAAAATGGCCCCACTGGCGCTAAGCCTTGCGCAAGATGAGCGGTTCGACGCCAAGGTCTGCGTAACCGGCCAGCATCGGGAAATGCTCGATCAAGTGCTCAAGCTGTTCGACATCTCTCCCGACTTTGATTTGAACATCATGAAGTCCGGCCAGGACCTGACGGACGTCACCTGCGCCATCCTGCAGGGAATGCGGGCGGTTTTCGCCACGTTCAAGCCCGACATCGTTCTGGTTCATGGCGATACGGCGACGACATTCGCGACGACCCTGGCGGCCTACTATCACCAGATTCCGGTCGCTCATGTTGAAGCCGGCCTGCGCACGGGCAACCTGTACTCACCGTGGCCCGAGGAAGCAAACCGCAAGCTGACTGGCGCCCTCGCCGCACTGCACTTTGCACCGACAGACACCTCGAAGCAGAACCTCCTGAGGGAAGGCGTCAACCCCCAGAGCATTCATGTCACCGGCAACACCGTCATCGATGCATTGCTGGATGTCGTCGAACGAATCAAGACCAGCCCGACGCTGAAACAGCAATTTCTCCAACAATTTTCATTTTTGGGCGAAGGCAAGCGAGTGATCCTCGTCACCGGCCATCGCCGCGAAAGCTTTGGGGGGGGCTTTGAAAACATCTGTCAGGCACTGATCAATACCGCGAAAGAATTCCCGGATGTTGAAATTGTCTACCCTGTTCACCTCAATCCCAATGTGCGCGAACCCGTCAACCGGCTGTTGGTCGGCATCGATAACGTCCACCTGATTGAACCTCTGGACTATCTGCCGTTTGTCTACCTGATGGATCGCTCTTATCTGATTCTGAGTGATTCAGGTGGCATTCAGGAAGAAGCGCCGTCTTTGGGTAAACCTGTACTGGTTATGCGTGACACCACTGAGCGTCCCGAAGCGGTCGAAGCAGGCACCGTAAAACTGGTCGGGACCGAGATTGATGTCATCACCACCGAATTACGGCTCCTGCTGACTGATGCTGACGCTTACCGTCAAATGAGCTTCGCCCACAATCCCTATGGTGACGGAAAAGCATCCGCGCGGATTCTCGATGCACTGTCACGAATCAAGAAGGCTAATTCATGA
- the asnB gene encoding asparagine synthase (glutamine-hydrolyzing): protein MCGLSFFAVKSGVPGLAVQMEKSLEVTRHRGPDASGTYFASVADHQVGLGHNRLSILDLSPAGSQPMFAGNGVSIVFNGEVFNHHALREQLVKKGYMFKGTSDTEVILQLYVEHQEQAFAMLEGMFTLVILDEPRQRTFLVRDVVGIKPVYCYSGADGIYACSEIRGLKCFSQVTADIDHQDVFEFFNNGFLYEPNTGYAAIKKLMPGHYLEFDLATGNMTTQRYQTVTNLRSGQNLSDDVRSAVTRQLEADVPVGVFFSGGADSSILASFTGDADLFFAKYDATDDSVVDMKFSASIAEHLGKKLVVTEILDSKTDPFESIDFVAANTEELVSDYTFWATYRLSTEARKSGYTVMLSGMGGDEAFAGYPRYTVLKHHTLIRLLYPALSALLKLKLFPKRLDKKFARLVSYAQESYWPLAYSRMLGYFSREELKGFFRDYNGLERSYKHRLASVMIQYTGDAADKVKCAQHFDQTGFLSHNLSVSDKASMLASIELRVPLLDERVVANGLATSSEDLLKGGAPKAPLKTLLKSLLPSALVDRPKTGFNPPLDGIIRGIGSARLLAEFERIYAYVQRNEVEKLVSDHFSGSVNNTYKLWQVLYFERWLKLSFP, encoded by the coding sequence ATGTGCGGCCTCAGCTTTTTTGCAGTTAAAAGTGGTGTCCCCGGGCTTGCGGTACAAATGGAAAAAAGCCTGGAAGTCACTCGTCACCGGGGCCCGGATGCATCAGGCACTTATTTCGCCAGCGTCGCGGACCATCAAGTAGGTCTTGGTCACAACCGGCTCAGCATTCTGGACTTGTCTCCTGCCGGCAGCCAGCCCATGTTCGCCGGTAACGGCGTCAGCATCGTGTTCAATGGTGAAGTGTTTAATCATCACGCACTGCGCGAGCAACTGGTCAAAAAAGGCTATATGTTCAAAGGCACTTCGGACACTGAAGTCATCCTGCAATTATATGTAGAGCACCAAGAGCAAGCCTTCGCCATGCTTGAAGGGATGTTCACGCTGGTCATACTTGATGAACCCCGCCAGCGAACATTCCTGGTGAGGGATGTTGTGGGCATCAAGCCGGTGTATTGCTACTCCGGCGCCGATGGCATTTATGCCTGCTCGGAAATTCGCGGGCTTAAATGCTTCTCCCAGGTAACGGCCGACATTGATCACCAGGATGTCTTTGAGTTCTTCAATAACGGTTTCCTCTACGAGCCCAATACGGGTTACGCCGCCATCAAGAAACTGATGCCAGGCCACTATCTGGAATTTGACCTCGCGACGGGCAACATGACCACCCAGCGCTACCAGACCGTGACCAACTTGCGTAGCGGGCAAAACCTTTCAGACGACGTACGCTCTGCAGTGACGCGCCAGCTGGAAGCGGACGTTCCGGTCGGAGTGTTTTTCAGCGGCGGCGCGGACTCCAGCATCCTTGCAAGCTTCACCGGCGATGCTGACCTGTTTTTTGCGAAATACGACGCGACGGACGATTCCGTCGTGGACATGAAGTTTTCTGCCAGCATCGCTGAGCACCTGGGCAAAAAGCTGGTTGTCACCGAGATTCTTGACTCAAAGACAGATCCCTTCGAGTCAATTGATTTTGTAGCGGCCAACACCGAAGAACTGGTCTCTGACTACACGTTCTGGGCCACTTACAGGCTGTCCACCGAGGCTCGCAAAAGTGGCTACACCGTGATGCTCAGCGGGATGGGCGGAGATGAGGCATTTGCGGGATACCCACGCTACACCGTATTAAAGCATCACACACTGATTCGGCTGCTTTATCCGGCATTAAGTGCACTGCTTAAACTCAAGCTTTTTCCAAAGCGGCTGGACAAGAAGTTTGCGCGATTGGTGTCCTATGCCCAGGAGAGCTATTGGCCCCTGGCGTATTCGCGCATGCTGGGGTACTTCTCACGCGAGGAGCTGAAGGGCTTTTTCCGCGACTACAACGGGCTGGAGCGCAGTTACAAGCACCGCTTGGCCAGCGTAATGATTCAGTACACCGGTGACGCCGCGGATAAAGTCAAATGCGCACAGCACTTTGACCAAACCGGCTTTTTGAGCCACAACCTGAGCGTCTCCGACAAGGCGAGCATGCTGGCCAGCATCGAACTGCGGGTTCCCCTGCTGGATGAACGCGTGGTGGCCAACGGCCTTGCCACTTCGAGTGAAGACTTGCTCAAAGGCGGCGCGCCCAAGGCCCCGCTCAAAACCCTGCTGAAGAGTCTGCTGCCTTCCGCGTTGGTCGACCGACCTAAAACCGGCTTCAATCCGCCTCTGGATGGGATTATTCGTGGAATAGGCTCAGCTCGCTTGCTCGCTGAGTTCGAGCGTATCTACGCCTATGTCCAGCGCAATGAAGTGGAAAAGCTGGTGAGTGACCACTTTTCAGGCAGCGTAAACAACACTTACAAATTGTGGCAGGTACTGTATTTCGAACGTTGGCTGAAACTAAGTTTTCCATAA
- a CDS encoding ComEA family DNA-binding protein has product MQNTYISSLIFAVLTSLSVASHAAPSVKPEASAPVTAQVAKVEAITQVNLNAADAETLRRDLFGIGAAKAKAIVAYRDSNGPFTAVDELLEVKGIGKALLEKNRDRLAIN; this is encoded by the coding sequence ATGCAAAACACCTACATCTCTTCGCTGATCTTTGCCGTCCTCACCAGCCTCTCCGTAGCCTCTCACGCTGCTCCCTCCGTCAAGCCCGAGGCTAGCGCACCTGTCACCGCGCAGGTGGCCAAGGTCGAAGCCATCACCCAGGTCAACCTCAACGCCGCCGACGCCGAGACCCTGCGTCGCGACCTGTTCGGTATCGGCGCGGCCAAGGCCAAGGCGATCGTCGCCTACCGGGACAGCAACGGTCCGTTCACCGCGGTCGATGAGTTGTTGGAGGTCAAGGGTATCGGCAAGGCGTTACTGGAAAAAAATCGTGACAGGCTCGCAATCAATTGA
- a CDS encoding polysaccharide biosynthesis protein, with protein sequence MDRMRVFLLSLPRRHKRILQVLADIILVWISLWMAFVVRLGIAEMDEPIQRYLWLFVSAPIVAIPLFVRFGMYRAVMRYFGNDALITIIKAVSLSSLILGLVVYFYSNHQYVVPRSVIFNYWWLCLITVGGLRLAMRQYFLGDWFAASQHVPFANRDDGLTKVAIYGAGAAGNQLVAALRMGRIMRPVAFIDDDGGIAGRVISGLQVYKPKHIQQMIDSTGAQQILLAVPSATRGRRRQILSNLEQFPLHVRSVPDFMALASGRVKVDDIQEVDIADLLGRDAVPAQEDLLERCIVGQSVLVTGAGGSIGSELCRQILALKPKTLLLFEHSEFNLYSIFSELERRVAHESLPIKLLPILGSVRDERKLLDVMKSWHVDTVYHAAAYKHVPIVEHNIAEGVLNNIIGTVNTAQAALKAGVVNFVLISTDKAVRPTNVMGSTKRLAELALQALSLEKAPVMFGDKSGIACVNKTRFTMVRFGNVLGSSGSVIPLFHRQIKAGGPLTVTHPKITRYFMTIPEAAQLVIQAGSMGQGGDVFVLDMGEPVKITELAEKMIHLSGLSVRSDTNPHGDIAIEFTGLRPGEKLYEELLIGNNVVATQHPMIMSANEDHLAWDVLKRKLAELLSAVDEDDYARVRQLLRETVSGYAPDGEIVDWIYQQRRLEP encoded by the coding sequence ATGGATAGGATGAGAGTTTTTTTATTGAGTCTTCCGCGCCGCCACAAGCGCATTCTTCAGGTGCTCGCCGATATTATTTTGGTGTGGATTTCGTTATGGATGGCGTTTGTGGTTCGTTTGGGTATCGCCGAAATGGACGAGCCCATCCAGCGATATCTGTGGTTGTTCGTGAGCGCACCGATTGTCGCCATTCCCCTGTTTGTTCGCTTCGGGATGTACCGGGCGGTAATGCGTTATTTCGGTAATGACGCACTTATTACCATTATCAAGGCGGTCAGCCTTTCATCACTTATTCTTGGCCTGGTGGTCTACTTCTACAGTAATCACCAGTACGTTGTTCCCCGCTCGGTCATTTTCAACTATTGGTGGCTGTGCCTCATCACCGTCGGGGGATTACGCTTGGCCATGCGCCAGTATTTCCTGGGTGACTGGTTTGCCGCATCGCAACACGTTCCTTTTGCAAATCGTGACGATGGTTTGACCAAAGTCGCCATTTATGGGGCAGGGGCTGCAGGTAACCAACTCGTCGCCGCGTTGCGCATGGGCCGCATCATGCGGCCGGTTGCTTTTATCGATGACGACGGCGGTATCGCGGGCCGGGTCATATCCGGGTTGCAGGTCTACAAGCCCAAGCACATCCAGCAGATGATCGACTCCACAGGCGCCCAGCAAATACTACTGGCCGTTCCCTCGGCCACGCGCGGGCGCCGCCGTCAGATCCTCTCTAATCTGGAGCAGTTCCCACTGCATGTACGCAGCGTTCCGGATTTCATGGCCCTGGCCAGCGGGCGTGTCAAGGTTGACGATATTCAAGAAGTTGACATTGCCGATTTGCTCGGGCGTGACGCAGTCCCGGCCCAGGAAGATTTGCTGGAGCGATGCATCGTTGGCCAGTCTGTACTGGTAACCGGCGCGGGTGGATCCATCGGGTCGGAACTGTGCCGGCAAATTCTGGCGTTGAAACCCAAGACGCTACTCTTGTTCGAGCACAGCGAATTTAACCTCTACAGTATTTTTTCCGAACTTGAACGTCGCGTTGCACATGAGTCCTTGCCGATCAAGTTGCTCCCGATTCTGGGGTCGGTGCGTGATGAGCGCAAACTGCTTGACGTCATGAAGAGCTGGCATGTCGATACGGTCTATCATGCGGCTGCGTACAAGCATGTGCCGATTGTCGAGCACAATATTGCCGAAGGCGTTCTGAATAATATTATCGGTACTGTGAACACTGCCCAGGCTGCATTGAAAGCGGGCGTGGTGAACTTCGTATTGATCTCCACCGACAAGGCCGTTCGCCCAACCAATGTAATGGGAAGCACCAAGCGCCTTGCCGAGTTGGCCCTGCAAGCGCTCAGCCTTGAAAAGGCTCCAGTGATGTTCGGTGACAAATCGGGTATCGCGTGTGTAAACAAAACCCGCTTCACGATGGTCAGGTTCGGCAACGTATTGGGTTCTTCCGGTTCCGTGATTCCACTCTTTCACCGGCAGATCAAGGCCGGTGGCCCGTTGACGGTCACTCATCCCAAAATCACCCGTTACTTCATGACGATTCCGGAAGCCGCGCAACTGGTTATCCAGGCCGGCTCCATGGGGCAGGGGGGAGACGTGTTCGTTCTGGATATGGGTGAACCGGTAAAAATTACCGAGCTGGCAGAAAAGATGATTCACCTGTCGGGCCTGAGCGTGCGTTCTGACACAAACCCTCATGGAGACATCGCCATAGAGTTCACGGGCTTGCGTCCGGGCGAGAAGCTGTATGAGGAGTTACTGATCGGTAATAACGTGGTCGCCACTCAACATCCGATGATCATGAGTGCCAACGAAGATCATCTGGCGTGGGATGTACTCAAGCGCAAACTCGCTGAACTGCTTTCGGCGGTGGATGAGGATGACTACGCCCGCGTTCGCCAACTGCTGCGCGAGACCGTCAGCGGCTATGCGCCAGACGGGGAGATCGTCGACTGGATTTACCAGCAACGGCGGCTCGAACCCTGA
- a CDS encoding TetR/AcrR family transcriptional regulator, protein MRYSPDHKAQTHQRIIKEASVRFRRDGIGATGLQPLMKALNLTHGGFYAHFKSKDELVEKALQAAAAELDAHCEALFTQERPLHAFIDSYLSEWHLTSPDQGCPLPTMSSELGLRGQHSSTTDAVLEARLKQVESALKSEKADEESLVVMSTLVGALVLARSVENPQMAARIMEVVRDALKDQVCEDGKAGQ, encoded by the coding sequence ATGCGCTACTCACCCGATCATAAAGCCCAGACCCATCAACGCATCATCAAGGAAGCCTCCGTGCGCTTTCGCCGCGACGGCATAGGCGCCACCGGCCTGCAGCCGCTGATGAAGGCGCTGAACCTGACACATGGCGGGTTCTACGCGCACTTCAAATCCAAAGATGAGTTGGTGGAGAAAGCCCTTCAGGCTGCGGCGGCAGAACTGGATGCACATTGCGAGGCGCTGTTTACTCAAGAGCGTCCTCTGCACGCATTCATCGACAGCTACCTGTCCGAGTGGCACCTGACTTCACCCGACCAAGGCTGCCCACTGCCGACCATGTCATCCGAATTGGGCCTTCGTGGTCAGCATAGCTCCACGACAGATGCGGTATTGGAAGCGCGGTTGAAGCAGGTTGAATCGGCACTCAAAAGCGAAAAGGCTGATGAAGAAAGCCTGGTCGTGATGTCGACCCTGGTGGGCGCGCTGGTGCTGGCCAGAAGTGTGGAAAATCCGCAAATGGCGGCACGGATCATGGAGGTCGTGCGCGACGCATTGAAAGATCAGGTTTGCGAAGACGGGAAGGCCGGTCAATGA
- a CDS encoding serine O-acetyltransferase: MNAVKLYRVGNWLYRHRVPVLPGLVRNVIFLLFNSYIPNSAMLGKGTIFAYGAIGVVLHANAKVGDGCVLGQSITIGAAEGYVTSEINRCPVIGDNCYIGAGAKIIGDITVGNNCQIGASAVVLKDVPDNSIVVGIPARVIGQTASDYKAIRP, from the coding sequence GTGAACGCAGTAAAGCTATATCGAGTAGGTAATTGGCTGTACCGACATCGAGTCCCTGTATTACCGGGTCTGGTGCGAAATGTAATTTTCCTGTTGTTCAACTCGTACATTCCGAACTCCGCAATGCTCGGGAAAGGCACGATCTTCGCGTACGGCGCCATTGGTGTCGTGCTTCACGCGAATGCGAAAGTCGGCGACGGCTGCGTCCTCGGGCAAAGCATCACCATTGGCGCGGCAGAGGGTTACGTCACCAGCGAGATTAACCGTTGCCCGGTGATCGGCGACAACTGCTACATCGGGGCAGGCGCGAAAATCATTGGGGATATTACCGTCGGCAACAACTGCCAGATTGGCGCTTCGGCGGTCGTCTTGAAAGACGTCCCTGATAACTCAATCGTTGTGGGCATTCCGGCCCGGGTCATTGGACAGACCGCAAGTGATTACAAAGCCATACGCCCTTGA